The Fusarium oxysporum Fo47 chromosome II, complete sequence genome includes a region encoding these proteins:
- a CDS encoding chaperonin 10-like protein → MVSYKVFRGTPEGKIVSDTVERELQNHEVFIETTHSGVCGTDKLYQPSGIVLGHEGVGIIREVGSSVKNVKVGDRVGFGYTHQICGSCDNCCTDLDQYCRERQIYGFSDTDNGSFSYGAIWDSKTVAPIPDGYDSADAAPLLCAGATVYTVLTKYGLRSQDRVGVMGIGGLGHLAIKLAAAKGAHVVVFSSSESKRQEALDYGASEFIVFKSGDEAPENFKPVKHLLLCGSANVDYSSLVPLVDTDGVIYPLTAALESTPVPLTSLSLKGIRVQGSLVGSRDSLRKLLDFAARKNIKPTIMTYPLNEEGIEKALHDLKEGKVRYRAVLVKE, encoded by the exons ATGGTCTCTTACAAGGTCTTCCGAGGAACTCCCGAGGGAAAGATTGTCTCTGACACCGTCGAGCGTGAGCTCCAGAACCACGAGGTCTTCATTGAGACAACACACTCTGGTGTTTGTGGAACGGATAAGCTCTACCAGCCCAGTGGAATTGTCCTGGGTCATGAGGGTGTTGGAATTATTCGTGAGGTTGGATCGTCAGTCAAGAACGTCAAGGTTGGTGACAGAGTTGGATTCGGATACACACATCAGATCTGCGGCTCTTGCGACAACTGCTGTACAG ACCTCGACCAGTACTGCCGTGAGCGTCAAATTTATGGTTTCTCTGACACCGACAACGGTTCTTTCTCCTACGGTGCTATCTGGGACTCTAAGACTGTTGCACCCATTCCTGATGGATACGACTCTGCTGATGCGGCCCCTCTCCTCTGCGCGGGAGCCACTGTCTACACAGTCCTGACCAAGTACGGTCTCCGCTCCCAAGATAGAGTCGGTGTTATGGGCATTGGTGGCCTGGGCCATCTTGCCATCAAGCTCGCTGCTGCCAAGGGAGCTCACGTCGttgtcttctcttcatcCGAGTCCAAGAGGCAGGAGGCCCTGGACTACGGTGCCTCTGAATTTATTGTCTTCAAGTCTGGAGACGAGGCTCCTGAGAACTTCAAGCCCGTCAAGCACTTGCTTCTCTGCGGTAGCGCAAATGTTGACTACAGCAG CCTCGTTCCTCTTGTTGATACCGACGGTGTAATTTACCCTCTTACTGCCGCTCTGGAGTCCACTCCCGTTCCCCTTACCTCGCTCTCCCTCAAGGGTATTCGCGTTCAGGGCTCTCTGGTCGGCTCTCGCGACAGCCTtcgcaagcttcttgacttcgcTGCCAGGAAGAACATTAAGCCCACTATTATGACATACCCCCTTAACGAGGAGGGCATTGAGAAGGCTCTGCACGATTTGAAGGAGGGCAAGGTTCGATACAGAGCTGTCCTTGTCAAGGAATAA
- a CDS encoding P-loop containing nucleoside triphosphate hydrolase protein: MDANSSLNVLPETDFGPSASGRFDFTVLFENVMLSIVPSVLFFVLAPQRLLWLKREPRKIVENSRLLIKLGLITIYTGLQLVVLTYWTVGPLPTSQPQIAAAALVFANGLLLALLSYVEHTRSVRPSTIINVYLFFTSLFDCAIARTLWLLDGAHAVARLFTAATSAKALILVSEAWEKRSILRVQYRDLSPETTSGILGRSVFWWINPLMKLGFSNFLTEHDLYAIENSLLGKRLFAQVERSWRAAVRGSLISLIYDKTLDLSITAFDESIAVTLMSADTENICMNFASIHEMWASPIECGVALYLLYRQLGMAFLAPMVVAIVSTTGILMIAKYIANAQKRWVRGIQTRIDVTASMLGSMKEVKMLGLTDVLNNLVQSLRVRELDLSKKFRKLMCWRVLFQNSMEAIAPLATFATYVVISQETGNPLSTASAYTSLSLIYLLSNPMSTLIRTIPGMKASLACFDRMQGFLLSDSCKDHRLPLSVRDSRAQQEIRNFGPRAFSQDRASIELLDRSNEPSVVIGQPLMIVSDASFGWSKTEAPVLSNISFPIRKSHFTFVIGSVGSGKSTLMKALLGELQPYKGFVYTDARRIAFVDQKPWIQNLTIRQNILGISTYHKDWYDRVVHACGLEQDIAEMPDKDATKAGSGGVSLSGGQNQRLALARAIHSKAGVLILDDVFSGQDASTEEHIYRMLFSETGLLKELGTTVVCVTNAIHRLAYADHVVALSEHGTVQHQGTFEQLKNDTDYFSGLHLGQNGAAKEDGESSTANKESTSAPQGPEEETESANRALGELATYGYYFNTVPKWHVLLLVALTVLFGAAHKMTELLLSFWTGHSVITQQSVNNFYLGLYSMLAGLAIIGIMGAAVHYLVIMVPLSSEVLHARLLRTVMNAPLSFFSRMDVGVTTNRFSRDMSVIDTELPFALIDLAIDTSVTIMAVILMCVFSGYFVATLPPLAFFCWLPLVLQRFYLRTSRQIRILELQANSPLFTQFLDTLQGLSSVRSFGWVKQFKEQHFQFLDASQRPYYLLFSIQRWLAVILDLAVAALATILMVLIVKLRDNFEPKFVAMALLNVTSFSQYLTQLIKNYTQLETSLGAVSRTKEFCSTTDSENLPGEVVTPPESWPSHGHVQIENLTAAYTTSGEPVLHEVSLDISAGFKVGVVGRSGSGKSSLMACLLRMLEVDSKSSIKFDGIDITTLPRQTVRASVAVVPQHPFFMKKTTVRDNLVPRGEQPEERILAVLKRLRMKDAVEKLGGLDSILDVERLSQGQRQLLCLARAILANKKIIFLDEASSNVDAKSEQLIRQVVQEEFVGCTVIAIAHRLGAVVDFDRVAVMGGGRVIEWDNPRELLKKESEFKRLWDLSSG, encoded by the exons ATGGATGCTAATTCTTCACTAAACGTTCTGCCCGAAACCGATTTTGGCCCTTCGGCCTCGGGAAGATTTGATTTTACTGTCTTGTTTGAGAATGTTATGCTATCGATTGTCCCATCTGTTTTATTCTTTGTTCTTGCCCCACAGAGACTGTTATGGCTGAAAAGGGAGCCGAGAAAGATTGTTGAGAATTCAcgtcttctcatcaaactG GGGTTGATCACCATCTATACCGGATTGCAACTTGTGGTGCTGACGTACTGGACCGTGGGGCCTCTGCCTACATCTCAACCACAAATTGCTGCAGCGGCTCTTGTATTTGCGAACGGACTGTTGCTGGCCTTACTGTCTTATGTCGAGCATACACGCTCTGTGAGACCTTCGACAATCATCAACGTCTATCTCTTTTTCACATCTCTTTTCGACTGCGCTATAGCCAGAACGCTATGGCTTCTCGATGGAGCGCATGCAGTTGCGAGGCTGTTCACGGCAGCAACCAGCGCCAAGGCTCTCATTCTTGTTTCTGAAGCATGGGAAAAGAGGTCCATATTGAGAGTCCAGTACCGCGATCTATCACCCGAGACGACGAGCGGTATACTGGGCCGCAGTGTCTTTTGGTGGATCAACCCTCTGATGAAATTAGGATTCTCCAACTTTTTGACTGAGCATGATCT GTATGCCATTGAAAACAGTCTGTTGGGAAAGAGATTGTTCGCGCAGGTGGAGAGATCATGGCGTGCGG CAGTCAGGGGTAGCCTGATCAGCCTGATTTATGACAAGACCCTCGATCTCAGCATTACGGCTTTTGACGAATCAA TTGCTGTAACACTGATGTCTGCCGACACCGAAAACATCTGCATGAACTTCGCAAGCATACATGAGATGTGGGCCTCACCTATTGAGTGCGGAGTGGCTTTATATCTCCTATACAGACAGCTGGGCATGGCATTTCTGGCACCTATGGTTGTGGCAATAG TCTCGACCACTGGCATCTTGATGATAGCTAAGTATATCGCAAACGCACAGAAGCGGTGGGTTCGTGGTATTCAGACGCGCATTGATGTTACTGCCTCGATGCTAGGCTCAATGAAA GAGGTGAAAATGCTCGGGCTCACGGATGTTCTCAATAACCTGGTCCAAAGTTTACGTGTCAGAGAATTGGACCTGTCCAAGAAGTTCCGTAAACTGATGTGCTGGCGAGTCCTTTTCC AAAATAGCATGGAAGCCATAGCCCCACTCGCTACGTTCGCAACTTATGTCGTGATATCGCAAGAGACAGGCAACCCCTTGAGTACGGCTTCGGCATATACTTCGCTTTCGCTTATCTATCTTTTGTCGAACCCTATGTCCACACTCATACGAACAATTCCTGGAATGAAGGCATCGCTGGCATGCTTTGATCGGATGCAGGGCTTTCTGCTATCTGATAGCTGTAAGGATCACCGCTTACCTCTCAGTGTCCGCGATAGCAGAGCCCAACAAGAAATCCGGAATTTCGGGCCGCGTGCTTTTTCTCAGGACAGAGCCTCGATTGAGCTACTCGATCGCTCCAACGAACCATCAGTGGTAATTGGCCAGCCTCTCATGATCGTCTCAGACGCCAGCTTCGGATGGTCAAAGACTGAAGCACCAGTTCTCAGCAACATATCCTTTCCCATCCGTAAATCCCACTTCACATTTGTGATTGGGAGTGTAGGATCTGGTAAAAGCACTCTCATGAAGGCCTTGCTGGGCGAGTTACAACCGTATAAGGGATTTGTCTACACTGACGCTCGACGCATCGCATTTGTTGACCAGAAGCCATGGATTCAGAACTTGACAATTCGACAGAACATCCTTGGTATATCCACGTATCACAAAGATTGGTATGATAGAGTTGTTCATGCATGTGGACTTGAGCAGGACATTGCTGAGATGCCTGACAAGGACGCCACGAAAGCGGGCAGCGGCGGTGTTTCTCTCAGCGGTGGCCAGAACCAGAGACTTGCACTTGCAAGGGCCATTCACTCAAAGGCGGGAGTGCTTATTCTCGACGATGTCTTTTCGGGACAAGATGCTTCGACAGAGGAGCATATTTACCGGATGCTCTTCTCAGAAACAGGGTTGCTAAAAGAGCTTGGCACGACTGTTGTCTGTGTAACCAACGCCA TTCATCGGCTTGCATACGCAGACCACGTTGTTGCTCTGAGCGAACATGGCACAGTCCAGCATCAAGGGACATTTGAGCAACTCAAGAACGACACTGATTACTTCAGTGGTTTGCATCTTGGGCAGAACGGGGCTGCCAAGGAGGACGGCGAGTCCTCGACAGCCAATAAAGAATCAACTTCGGCACCTCAAggaccagaagaagagactgaGTCTGCTAACCGAGCACTGGGAGAACTTGCTACCTATGGTTACTATTTCAATACGGTACCCAAGTGGCATGTCCTGTTGCTCGTGGCGCTCACAGTCTTATTCGGCGCCGCCCACAAGATGACTGAGCTATTGCTAAGTTTCTGGACTGGTCATTCTGTTATCACTCAACAAAGCGTCAACAACTTCTACCTTGGACTCTACTCGATGCTAGCTGGACTTGCGATAATTGGCATTATGGGTGCGGCTGTGCATTACCTTGTTATCATGGTGCCTTTGAGCAGCGAAGTCCTGCATGCCCGACTACTTCGAACAGTGATGAATGCTCCGTTgtcattcttctcaaggaTGGATGTTGGCGTTACAACAAACCGTTTCAGCCGCGATATGTCTGTCATAGACACAGAGCTTCCGTTTGCATTGATTGACCTGGCCATCGATACCAGCGtcaccatcatggctgtTATACTGATGTGTGTGTTCTCTGGATACTTTGTGGCGACGCTGCCCCCTCTGGCTTTCTTCTGCTGGC TTCCGCTAGTGCTTCAGAGATTTTACCTTCGGACTTCTCGCCAGATCCGAATCCTTGAGCTACAAGCAAACTCACCCCTGTTCACACAATTCCTTGACACCCTTCAAGGATTGTCCAGCGTTAGATCCTTCGGCTGGGTCAAGCAGTTCAAGGAACAACACTTTCAGTTCCTCGACGCATCTCAGCGTCCATATTATCTCCTCTTCAGTATTCAGCGCTGGCTAGCTGTTATCCTTGATCTTGCAGTTGCAGCGCTGGCTACAATCTTGATGGttctcatcgtcaagcttCGAGACAACTTCGAGCCGAAGTTTGTGGCAATGGCCCTCCTCAATGTGACATCCTTTTCGCAATATCTCACACAACTCATCAAGAACTATACGCAATTAGAGACCTCACTGGGTGCTGTTAGCCGTACTAAGGAGTTCTGCTCCACAACTGACAGCGAGAATCTTCCAGGTGAGGTGGTTACTCCACCCGAGAGCTGGCCTTCTCATGGCCACGTGCAGATCGAAAACTTGACGGCTGCATACACCACTTCGGGTGAGCCAGTACTGCACGAAGTCAGTCTGGACATCAGTGCAGGATTCAAGGTCGGCGTCGTTGGCCGGAGTGGGAGTGGCAAAAGCTCCTTGATGGCCTGTCTTCTCCGGATGTTGGAGGTTGACTCGAAGTCTAGCATCAAGTTCGACGGCATTGACATCACTACGCTTCCGCGACAAACTGTACGGGCCTCTGTGGCAGTCGTTCCTCAGCATCCGTTCTTCATGAAGAAGACTACTGTTCGCGACAATCTGGTTCCTCGTGGTGAGCAGCCTGAAGAGAGGATTCTCGCCGTTCTCAAGCGCCTAAGGATGAAAGACGCTGTAGAGAAGCTCGGAGGCTTGGACAGCATTCTTGACGTCGAGCGACTATCACAAGGTCAACGCCAgcttctttgccttgccAGAGCGATACTCGCTAACAAGAAGATTATTTTTCTTGACGAGGCGAGTAGCAACGTCGATGCCAAGTCGGAGCAATTGATCCGACAGGTGGTCCAAGAGGAGTTCGTGGGATGCACGGTTATCGCTATTGCACATCGACTGggtgctgttgttgactttgatCGAGTTGCTGTGATGGGAGGAGGAAGGGTTATCGAGTGGGACAACCCAAGGGAGCTACTGAAGAAGGAGAGCGAGTTCAAAAGGCTATGGGATTTGAGCTCCGGATAA